One Rossellomorea marisflavi genomic region harbors:
- the qacH gene encoding quaternary ammonium compound efflux SMR transporter QacH has product MSYLYLALAIIGELIGSSLLKASEGFSKLFPTIGVLVSFVICFFFLAISLKTIPLTTAYALWSGLGIVFTTIISVLIWKEKINMASIAGIVLILAGVVILNLFGPGHGESSHKASEPITINEE; this is encoded by the coding sequence ATGTCATATTTATATTTAGCACTTGCTATAATTGGAGAACTTATTGGATCTTCTTTATTAAAAGCATCTGAAGGTTTTTCAAAACTCTTTCCTACAATAGGGGTGCTTGTATCTTTCGTTATTTGTTTTTTCTTTTTAGCAATATCGTTGAAAACCATTCCCTTAACTACTGCGTATGCATTATGGTCAGGATTGGGTATTGTTTTTACTACTATCATTTCAGTTTTAATTTGGAAAGAAAAAATTAACATGGCTAGCATTGCAGGAATAGTACTTATTCTTGCAGGAGTTGTAATTTTAAACTTATTTGGACCAGGGCATGGAGAATCAAGTCATAAAGCAAGTGAACCTATTACGATTAATGAAGAATAA
- a CDS encoding thermonuclease family protein, protein MKKRILPFILGISILTGCSISEMEQQAPAAPVTTQTNDLSVKTSDKNKLETIDEGSFIGEVTHVVDGDTIAVKIVDGEAEEREVKLRFLLIDSPEWTTEKMPWGDKATERVKELLPKGTELKLYYDKGNKKDKYERHLVYVQLPNGEILQEKLLEEGLAIIRFVIPPGITMLPEFKAAEKKARQQKLNVWSLPGYVQPDGGFNPVVAERKSTEQSIKDATKEYIKGQVDDKAKNLLGEKGKDLADKAVQDGKDSLSGLFQ, encoded by the coding sequence ATGAAAAAACGTATCTTACCTTTCATATTAGGTATTTCAATTCTGACTGGTTGTTCTATTAGTGAGATGGAACAACAAGCTCCTGCGGCACCTGTCACAACTCAAACAAACGATCTAAGTGTTAAAACTTCAGATAAGAACAAACTTGAGACCATTGATGAAGGGTCATTTATTGGTGAAGTAACCCATGTTGTGGACGGGGACACAATAGCAGTTAAAATCGTCGATGGTGAGGCAGAAGAGAGAGAAGTAAAGTTACGTTTTCTTCTTATTGATTCTCCGGAATGGACAACAGAAAAGATGCCTTGGGGAGATAAAGCAACTGAACGGGTAAAGGAGCTACTGCCAAAAGGAACTGAACTAAAGCTTTATTATGACAAAGGAAACAAGAAGGATAAGTATGAACGTCATCTTGTTTACGTTCAGCTTCCTAACGGAGAAATTTTGCAAGAAAAGCTCCTTGAGGAAGGGTTAGCGATCATCAGATTCGTAATACCTCCTGGGATCACCATGCTGCCTGAATTTAAAGCAGCGGAAAAGAAGGCAAGACAGCAGAAGTTAAATGTGTGGAGCTTGCCAGGCTACGTTCAGCCTGACGGGGGCTTTAATCCTGTCGTGGCTGAGCGCAAAAGCACAGAGCAGTCGATAAAGGATGCGACTAAAGAATATATAAAAGGACAGGTCGACGACAAGGCAAAGAATTTACTGGGGGAGAAAGGGAAAGATCTAGCTGATAAAGCAGTACAAGACGGTAAAGACTCCCTCAGTGGTTTGTTTCAATAA
- a CDS encoding ArsR/SmtB family transcription factor — MNQVDFDLNIKVKFLQGFAHKLRIQILEALKEDEKTVTQLVEELNGSQSSISQHLSCLKGCGLIVGRQDGKYVHYRLSNENVRNLLTMFDAVLGEVQSDVACCRNHIV; from the coding sequence TTGAATCAGGTCGATTTCGATTTGAATATCAAGGTTAAATTTCTACAGGGATTTGCTCATAAACTTAGAATTCAAATTTTAGAAGCGCTTAAAGAAGATGAGAAAACGGTGACGCAGCTTGTGGAGGAGCTTAACGGAAGTCAATCCAGCATATCTCAGCACCTTTCATGTTTAAAGGGGTGCGGTTTGATTGTTGGAAGGCAGGATGGGAAATATGTCCATTATCGCTTGAGCAATGAGAACGTTAGAAATCTGTTAACGATGTTTGATGCAGTCTTGGGTGAAGTACAAAGTGATGTAGCCTGTTGCCGTAATCATATTGTATAG
- a CDS encoding aminopeptidase, which translates to MIPVYMGLQPEAITIYNIIESQVYSGSVINDISLSFKDGRITTYDAKTGKDVLEGIIETDEGSHYLGEIALVSNNSPLAQEDTLFYNTLFDENTSCHIGIGNASPSNLKNGSNLSRQELKGAGLNKSLLIVNLSFGTPDMNVLAIKENGDEVLIIKNGAFQF; encoded by the coding sequence ATGATTCCTGTATACATGGGGCTCCAACCCGAAGCAATAACTATTTATAATATTATAGAAAGCCAAGTCTATAGTGGAAGTGTTATCAATGATATTTCTCTCAGTTTTAAAGATGGGAGGATTACAACTTATGATGCCAAAACAGGAAAAGATGTGCTGGAAGGGATTATTGAAACAGATGAAGGTTCTCATTATTTAGGGGAAATTGCCTTGGTCTCTAATAATTCTCCCCTCGCTCAAGAGGATACTCTTTTTTACAATACATTGTTTGATGAAAATACATCCTGTCATATTGGCATAGGCAATGCATCACCATCAAATTTAAAAAATGGAAGTAATCTATCGCGGCAAGAATTAAAGGGCGCTGGCCTAAATAAATCTCTTTTAATTGTCAATCTATCATTCGGTACACCAGATATGAACGTATTAGCGATAAAGGAAAACGGAGATGAAGTTTTAATAATAAAGAATGGTGCGTTTCAGTTCTAA
- a CDS encoding restriction endonuclease codes for MLLRDKDSVIFLASVDHSVAGSTQLVGIKVVQEIASAKSHYSADECWVITNSFFTEPAKRLASSNHVRLVDRDQLIDWVLALKKKTADSPPIQETTKNSRTFKDL; via the coding sequence TTGCTATTACGTGATAAGGATTCGGTCATTTTCCTAGCCTCCGTTGATCATTCGGTTGCAGGCTCCACCCAGCTCGTTGGCATTAAGGTCGTGCAAGAGATTGCTTCAGCTAAAAGCCATTACAGCGCGGATGAGTGTTGGGTCATCACCAACAGTTTCTTCACTGAGCCAGCAAAGAGGCTAGCGAGTTCAAATCATGTCAGATTGGTTGATCGCGACCAATTGATTGACTGGGTACTGGCTTTAAAGAAGAAAACAGCAGACAGTCCTCCTATTCAAGAAACAACAAAAAATTCTAGGACTTTTAAAGATCTGTAG
- a CDS encoding ATP-dependent DNA ligase, with amino-acid sequence MLLEKGDPFTSEDYFFQWKADGIRLILSSMNGEINAYTRHKTSCIKRFPELATLKFREDVVLDGELVCFDPETKKDSWELVMRRFQMTNDYKIAAAMKSSPVIFLVFDVLYLGAPTMNMELNERKEVLKDVIPDSPYISTIPFVDTEGEIYFEQIKKFKLEGCVAKRKRSIYRPGERSSNRDWIKIIRYEYYEVMITGIRKQKFGYFCSFRTEEGLKPAGVIEFATKDQRRQIGWSEISKEDNFKKIFRRPVPAIVKSRGKTHNGFLRTPIIHYLD; translated from the coding sequence ATGTTATTGGAGAAAGGTGATCCCTTCACGTCAGAGGACTATTTTTTTCAGTGGAAGGCGGATGGGATCCGTCTAATCCTCTCGAGCATGAACGGAGAAATAAACGCATATACCCGGCACAAGACCAGTTGTATAAAGAGGTTTCCTGAGCTTGCAACATTAAAATTTAGGGAAGATGTGGTGTTAGACGGAGAATTGGTCTGTTTTGATCCTGAAACAAAAAAGGATAGCTGGGAGTTAGTTATGAGAAGATTCCAGATGACTAACGACTATAAGATTGCTGCAGCTATGAAGTCTTCACCAGTGATATTCCTGGTCTTTGATGTATTGTATTTAGGCGCACCTACCATGAATATGGAACTCAATGAACGTAAGGAAGTCCTTAAGGATGTAATTCCAGATTCGCCTTACATATCGACTATCCCATTTGTTGATACTGAAGGAGAGATATATTTTGAGCAGATTAAGAAATTTAAGCTTGAAGGTTGTGTAGCCAAGAGGAAGAGGAGTATTTATAGACCTGGTGAGCGGTCCTCCAATAGGGATTGGATAAAGATTATTAGGTATGAATACTACGAGGTAATGATCACTGGAATAAGAAAGCAAAAGTTTGGATATTTTTGTTCCTTTAGAACGGAAGAAGGATTAAAACCTGCGGGTGTCATCGAGTTTGCAACTAAGGACCAAAGACGGCAGATCGGTTGGAGTGAAATAAGTAAAGAAGACAATTTCAAGAAGATATTTCGTAGGCCAGTACCAGCCATTGTAAAGTCAAGAGGTAAAACTCATAATGGATTTCTCAGGACACCAATAATTCATTACCTGGATTAA
- a CDS encoding PIN-like domain-containing protein translates to MKNMFNKDYPLTEEEYNEIWNNCTFVVDANVLLNLYRYTEETRNKLIDILSSLSGRLWIPHQVGLEYHSNRVSVIIEQIKAFDDVISLLDNSTQTLISTFEKDVKNIKKRHPSIEINMITSSITEHVDSLKEGLKGEKQLHPNFLEDDYILYRITELLDGKVGSYYDQDRLNQIYEEGKDRYDRKFPPGYADEKKKGKLKYYRDTILKDEYGDLLVWKQIIDKAKEEEVDIIFVTDDNKPDWWNITSGRTIGPRYELINEFSYLTQQKLVMYNTQRFMNYASSFLESELSDTTVEELKEIAESNERQSEKQNYSKIISEYYKSLIVGDDNEINKLDFEIGDKHLHNFKESLIFPAYLIRNIHNQLLFNRDLNFLIHKDQANIIIRNEVINAWGEYNGLDDMVASIKNHLLRNSLIVERNDNFYMVIPDYA, encoded by the coding sequence ATGAAAAATATGTTTAATAAAGATTATCCTCTTACAGAAGAAGAATACAATGAAATTTGGAATAATTGTACTTTTGTAGTTGATGCGAATGTTCTGCTTAACTTGTACAGATATACAGAAGAGACTAGAAATAAGTTAATAGATATCTTATCCAGTTTATCTGGACGTCTTTGGATTCCACACCAAGTGGGGTTAGAATATCATTCTAATCGCGTTTCAGTTATTATCGAGCAAATTAAAGCTTTTGACGATGTAATCAGCTTACTCGATAATTCTACGCAGACATTGATAAGTACGTTTGAAAAGGACGTTAAAAATATTAAGAAAAGGCACCCTTCAATAGAAATTAATATGATAACTTCTTCAATTACTGAACATGTGGATTCTTTAAAAGAGGGTTTAAAGGGTGAAAAACAACTGCACCCAAATTTTCTTGAGGATGATTACATACTATACAGAATAACTGAGTTATTGGATGGTAAGGTTGGCTCTTATTATGACCAGGATAGATTAAATCAAATATACGAGGAGGGAAAAGATAGATATGATAGAAAGTTCCCTCCTGGCTATGCTGATGAAAAGAAAAAAGGGAAATTAAAATATTATAGAGATACTATCCTTAAAGACGAGTATGGGGACTTACTCGTGTGGAAGCAGATCATAGATAAAGCAAAGGAAGAAGAAGTAGATATAATCTTCGTAACTGATGATAATAAACCAGATTGGTGGAATATAACCAGTGGAAGAACTATTGGTCCAAGGTATGAATTAATTAACGAATTTTCTTATCTAACCCAGCAAAAGTTAGTAATGTATAATACACAAAGATTCATGAATTATGCTTCTTCCTTCCTTGAATCTGAATTAAGTGATACTACTGTGGAAGAACTGAAGGAAATTGCGGAATCCAATGAAAGACAATCAGAAAAGCAGAACTATTCCAAGATTATCTCTGAATATTATAAGTCCCTTATAGTAGGGGATGACAATGAAATAAATAAGTTGGACTTTGAAATCGGTGACAAGCATCTGCATAATTTCAAAGAATCTCTTATTTTCCCAGCGTATCTTATTCGAAATATACATAATCAATTACTATTCAATAGAGATCTGAATTTTTTGATTCATAAAGACCAAGCAAATATAATTATAAGAAATGAGGTAATAAATGCTTGGGGTGAATATAATGGATTGGACGACATGGTGGCAAGTATTAAAAACCACCTCTTAAGAAATTCACTAATTGTTGAACGAAATGATAATTTTTACATGGTTATACCAGATTATGCATAA
- a CDS encoding helix-turn-helix domain-containing protein, whose amino-acid sequence MNNEQRDFVTTQEVAEILGKSLPTVYKYIKDKKINPIYDHKWRMRRTKLFDKQEIEQFKESITKPGITTFKVSKKYDIPYHVLMKYIHESKLPAIKRSFQGKVQYFLQENDIKQFLESKEWQQYKKKNTNLLSNDKYFLFQSFYNEESQDFGRIMEMEQDPKLSTINNKTIPLEVALYSGYTPKYIANKKDHINRKGYAKFKFVRPYDLQSIVYQIIEKFLVYLGPSNMKMEFDKDNILMEVKPSLITVFTEEEINYLMEALVSGEIFEDIEGIYIDTGLEPMTIYFSNEMKDFIRKKAADDKCTMEELIIHTLKQHWNIT is encoded by the coding sequence ATGAACAATGAACAGAGAGATTTTGTCACTACACAAGAAGTCGCAGAGATATTAGGTAAAAGTCTTCCGACCGTTTACAAATACATCAAAGATAAAAAAATCAATCCCATCTACGATCATAAATGGAGAATGAGAAGGACCAAACTATTTGATAAACAAGAAATAGAGCAATTTAAAGAAAGCATCACTAAGCCAGGAATAACTACATTTAAAGTTTCTAAAAAGTATGATATTCCTTACCATGTTCTAATGAAGTACATACATGAGTCAAAACTTCCTGCTATTAAGAGGTCTTTTCAAGGTAAAGTGCAATACTTCTTACAAGAGAACGATATTAAACAATTCTTAGAATCAAAGGAATGGCAGCAATACAAAAAAAAGAATACAAACTTACTTTCCAATGATAAGTACTTTTTATTCCAAAGCTTTTATAATGAGGAATCTCAAGATTTCGGTCGAATCATGGAAATGGAACAGGACCCTAAACTATCCACCATAAATAACAAAACAATCCCTCTTGAAGTAGCTTTATACAGTGGATACACACCAAAATACATAGCCAATAAAAAAGATCATATTAACCGCAAGGGCTATGCGAAATTTAAATTTGTGCGACCTTATGACTTACAATCGATTGTGTACCAAATCATTGAAAAGTTTCTCGTCTACCTCGGCCCGTCTAACATGAAAATGGAATTTGATAAGGATAACATCCTTATGGAGGTTAAACCGTCATTAATAACTGTTTTCACTGAAGAAGAAATAAACTATTTAATGGAGGCTTTGGTTTCGGGAGAAATATTCGAGGATATTGAGGGAATATATATTGATACTGGTTTAGAACCCATGACTATATATTTTTCTAATGAGATGAAAGATTTCATTAGAAAAAAAGCAGCGGATGATAAATGTACTATGGAGGAACTAATTATTCACACACTAAAACAACACTGGAATATAACGTGA
- a CDS encoding heavy metal translocating P-type ATPase has product MADKCCGGSPDKKKGDKSEILLAQEKSGKGCCADTDVDFPLQQSCCTIDTCGEDRSEMRQGKVAPVFEEYKVSGMDCPSCALSIEKALGKLQGVEDIHVNYSTGKLRYSAGSGADRNEVESTIEKLGYALDPVVENKNTKTYNVEGMDCGSCAKSIENHLSSINGVHHVSVHFSTGKMEVVHDNSVDEIISEVSKIGFKASIRSRHDANRPKGNNQEKGTIITSGILIALGLGGSFTGVPDLVITMLYAFSMLISGYKPVRSAYYSIRSGSLDMNVLMSAAAIGAALIGEWLEGATVVWLFALGTALQTMSIEKTRNSIRSLMNLAPTEAWIQEGSEIKKKPVEAVAIGEIMVVKPGERISLDGEIISGESSVNQAPITGESIPLDKTIGDIVYAGSINENGSLAVKVTKLVEDTTIARIIHLVEEAQDQKAPTQAFIDRFASIYTPIVFVLAVVVMVIPPLVGMGTWSEWFYRGLELLVVACPCALVISTPVAIVSAIGSAAKYGVLIKGGTFLEKAAGINAIAFDKTGTLTEGKPNVSGIKVFEGTEEELLSIAMTLEGHSTHPIARTIVKHASERGISGREGSSFTNITGKGVKAIIGGTQYIAGSVRLFRELNGLTEEAETVANTFENEGKTVVIIGHEDDVLGILAVADTIRRDTVETISSLKEAGINQVVMLTGDNPKTAQLVSREAGIDRSYAELLPEDKVNVIKQLQREGYHVAMVGDGINDAPALATADLGIAMGGAGTDTAMETADIVLMADNLDKLPHTINLSQRALSIIKQNIWFSLVVKFVALALIFPGWLTLWLAVLSDTGAAIIVILNALRLVKGRSK; this is encoded by the coding sequence ATGGCCGATAAATGTTGTGGAGGATCGCCGGATAAGAAGAAAGGCGATAAGAGTGAAATCCTGCTTGCCCAAGAAAAGTCGGGAAAAGGTTGTTGCGCGGATACGGACGTTGATTTTCCTCTCCAGCAGTCATGTTGCACCATTGATACTTGTGGGGAAGACAGGAGTGAGATGCGTCAAGGGAAGGTGGCACCAGTCTTTGAGGAGTATAAGGTATCCGGGATGGACTGCCCGTCCTGTGCCCTCTCGATTGAGAAAGCTTTGGGGAAATTGCAGGGGGTCGAGGATATCCATGTAAATTATAGCACGGGGAAACTTAGATACAGTGCGGGATCCGGAGCAGATCGGAATGAGGTAGAGAGCACGATAGAAAAGCTCGGCTACGCCCTGGATCCCGTAGTGGAGAATAAGAATACCAAGACCTACAATGTCGAAGGGATGGACTGTGGAAGTTGTGCCAAAAGCATCGAGAACCACCTGTCATCCATCAACGGGGTCCATCATGTTTCTGTCCACTTTTCCACAGGGAAAATGGAGGTGGTTCACGACAATAGTGTGGATGAAATCATCTCGGAAGTTTCAAAAATAGGGTTTAAAGCGTCGATTCGTTCCAGACATGATGCAAACAGGCCAAAAGGGAACAATCAGGAGAAAGGGACGATTATCACATCGGGGATCTTGATTGCCCTCGGCCTAGGGGGATCTTTCACTGGTGTGCCGGATTTGGTCATCACGATGCTATATGCTTTTTCCATGCTGATCAGTGGATATAAGCCCGTCAGGAGTGCCTATTATTCAATTCGCAGCGGTTCCCTTGATATGAACGTTCTCATGTCTGCTGCAGCAATCGGCGCGGCATTGATTGGAGAATGGTTGGAAGGGGCGACGGTTGTTTGGCTATTTGCATTGGGAACGGCTCTACAAACCATGTCGATTGAAAAGACGAGGAATTCCATCCGTAGCCTTATGAACCTGGCGCCCACAGAAGCTTGGATCCAAGAGGGAAGTGAAATCAAGAAAAAACCGGTTGAAGCCGTTGCAATTGGGGAGATCATGGTGGTGAAGCCTGGTGAACGGATTTCATTGGATGGAGAGATTATCAGTGGGGAATCGAGTGTCAATCAAGCTCCTATTACGGGAGAATCCATCCCTCTTGATAAAACAATAGGTGACATAGTCTATGCTGGAAGCATCAACGAAAATGGTTCATTGGCAGTCAAAGTCACGAAGCTTGTAGAAGATACAACAATCGCCAGAATCATTCATCTAGTGGAAGAGGCTCAAGACCAAAAAGCCCCTACTCAAGCATTCATTGACCGCTTTGCGTCCATCTACACCCCCATCGTCTTTGTTCTTGCTGTGGTGGTCATGGTCATTCCACCATTAGTGGGAATGGGGACCTGGAGTGAATGGTTCTACAGAGGACTGGAACTGTTGGTCGTCGCTTGTCCTTGTGCACTGGTGATATCGACTCCGGTCGCAATCGTTTCTGCCATAGGAAGCGCTGCAAAGTATGGTGTTTTGATCAAAGGTGGTACATTTCTTGAGAAGGCAGCCGGTATTAATGCAATTGCCTTTGATAAAACAGGCACATTGACCGAAGGAAAGCCTAATGTTTCCGGAATCAAAGTATTCGAAGGAACAGAAGAAGAATTACTGTCCATTGCGATGACATTAGAAGGGCATTCGACTCACCCCATTGCAAGAACCATCGTAAAGCATGCCTCTGAAAGGGGGATAAGCGGAAGAGAGGGAAGTTCCTTTACGAACATTACCGGGAAAGGTGTGAAAGCCATTATCGGGGGCACACAATATATCGCAGGGAGTGTCCGTTTATTTCGCGAGCTTAATGGTTTGACTGAAGAAGCAGAGACGGTGGCCAATACCTTTGAAAATGAAGGGAAGACCGTGGTCATCATCGGTCATGAAGATGATGTGCTGGGGATCCTTGCAGTGGCCGACACCATTCGAAGAGATACGGTCGAGACGATTTCATCTTTAAAAGAAGCCGGAATCAATCAGGTAGTCATGTTAACAGGTGATAACCCCAAGACCGCACAGCTAGTATCAAGGGAAGCTGGCATTGATCGTTCGTATGCAGAATTGCTGCCAGAAGACAAAGTGAATGTCATCAAGCAGCTTCAACGTGAAGGATATCATGTAGCTATGGTCGGAGATGGAATCAATGATGCTCCGGCACTTGCAACAGCTGATCTTGGCATTGCCATGGGAGGAGCAGGGACGGATACTGCCATGGAAACCGCTGATATCGTGTTAATGGCAGATAACCTTGATAAACTCCCACATACCATTAACCTGAGTCAGCGCGCTTTAAGCATTATCAAGCAGAACATCTGGTTTTCTCTGGTTGTTAAATTTGTTGCACTTGCGTTGATCTTCCCCGGATGGTTGACACTATGGTTGGCCGTACTAAGCGACACGGGTGCTGCCATTATCGTAATTCTGAATGCTCTGCGTCTCGTGAAGGGCAGGAGCAAGTGA
- a CDS encoding TetR/AcrR family transcriptional regulator: MEVIMTISKNTNKKKYILTAASEIVKEEGVIKLTLEAVAQRAGVSKGGLLYHFPSKEALIKGMVEDWTNYYFECLDMLVNKDNNPLGKWSRAYLETTFSDLANNKLNSALTAAMFINPDLLAEFREKYNILHTKLINDGIDPVKITIARLSIDGLWFSEIFGIAPLNEELKKQVFEELMTMIQEGV, translated from the coding sequence ATGGAGGTAATTATGACTATTTCAAAAAATACCAATAAAAAAAAGTATATATTGACTGCTGCATCTGAAATTGTTAAAGAAGAAGGCGTTATTAAACTCACATTAGAAGCTGTAGCCCAAAGAGCTGGTGTAAGCAAAGGTGGATTATTATATCATTTCCCTAGCAAGGAAGCCTTAATTAAAGGAATGGTGGAAGATTGGACAAATTATTATTTTGAATGCCTCGATATGTTAGTTAATAAAGATAATAATCCATTAGGAAAATGGAGTAGAGCTTATTTAGAAACAACATTTTCTGATTTAGCAAATAATAAACTAAATTCCGCATTAACGGCTGCAATGTTTATTAATCCAGACTTATTAGCTGAGTTTCGAGAGAAATACAATATTTTGCATACAAAGTTAATAAACGATGGAATTGATCCGGTGAAAATAACAATCGCAAGATTATCAATAGATGGTCTTTGGTTCTCTGAAATATTTGGAATAGCACCATTAAATGAAGAACTAAAAAAACAAGTATTTGAAGAATTAATGACCATGATTCAGGAGGGAGTATAA
- a CDS encoding restriction endonuclease: MDIGFLEGFKIGLELLWTILMDEPLLTLGIFSLLGLVIAIPLIQDIRREQRLKESGIREIDQMSGRNFEEYLKVLLKNLGYRVKLTPSSGDYGADLVLTLSDQRIIVQAKRYKKNVGIKAVQEIASAKSHYSADECWVVTNSFFTEPAKKLASSNQVRLVDRDLLIDWILALKKKTADVPPIQQTKNF, translated from the coding sequence ATGGATATAGGCTTTCTCGAAGGATTCAAGATTGGCTTAGAGCTACTCTGGACCATTTTAATGGACGAGCCATTATTAACTTTAGGTATATTCTCTCTGTTAGGATTAGTCATTGCTATTCCTTTAATACAAGATATTCGTAGAGAACAAAGACTAAAAGAATCCGGAATCCGGGAAATCGATCAGATGTCTGGGCGGAATTTCGAAGAATATCTTAAAGTTTTATTGAAAAATCTAGGCTATCGTGTGAAATTAACACCTTCCAGTGGAGATTATGGGGCTGATTTGGTTTTAACCTTGAGTGATCAACGAATTATCGTGCAAGCTAAGCGTTATAAAAAGAATGTTGGCATTAAAGCCGTACAAGAAATTGCTTCAGCTAAAAGCCATTACAGCGCTGATGAGTGCTGGGTCGTCACCAACAGTTTCTTCACTGAGCCTGCGAAGAAGCTAGCGAGTTCAAATCAAGTCAGATTGGTCGATCGTGACCTACTGATTGACTGGATCCTAGCCTTAAAAAAGAAAACAGCTGACGTACCGCCTATCCAACAAACAAAAAACTTTTAG
- the hfq gene encoding RNA chaperone Hfq → MKKSNSIQDHIINQARRNGQTVTIFLVSGMKINGKIIGFDGFTILIEFNKRQQMIYKHAISTIVLDSPVTLPTH, encoded by the coding sequence ATGAAGAAATCAAATTCTATTCAAGACCATATAATTAACCAAGCAAGGCGAAATGGTCAAACCGTTACAATCTTTTTAGTTAGCGGGATGAAGATTAATGGGAAAATTATTGGCTTCGATGGTTTTACTATTCTAATTGAATTTAATAAGAGACAACAGATGATCTACAAACATGCGATTTCTACGATTGTACTTGATTCACCAGTAACCCTCCCAACCCACTGA
- a CDS encoding tyrosine-type recombinase/integrase, with translation MKIIMFDVRLSLNTKDNELTNVSSLTRVFMDTSQLPELIQKMDNSEKENRLLFEDFTDHEILYYYVHYNKNRDREKSRAPGTKKEYLRELLKFAHNIVSYASTIGVDINQVHDHSLFKSLSPRHIARYQIWMEKEEPLLNNKISYSSSTLARKNTIIKSFLDYLYKNKYISVNLTERMKSSTVNDYERPNRDLGPGEVIQILDYFYNEERHPIMAGLIHVLVTTGIRNSELCNAKMKDLKYDSIAASYTLSFRAKGNIQRIVPIKNKVYRSIVEYRKARGLDTVLSSNDSSPLLPNAYGNAYTRSYLSKYIKASILRTNLSFLENRENPITPHTFRHAFAVISYQSGADIYTIQKSLGHESYRTTAIYLQKILDLNQNAIYSWDQGAMKKYV, from the coding sequence GTGAAAATTATTATGTTTGATGTTCGGTTATCCTTGAATACAAAAGATAATGAATTAACTAATGTTTCTTCGCTTACAAGAGTTTTTATGGATACCTCTCAACTCCCAGAATTAATACAAAAAATGGACAATTCCGAAAAAGAGAATCGCTTATTATTTGAGGACTTTACTGATCATGAAATTCTCTATTATTATGTTCACTATAATAAAAACAGGGATCGTGAGAAAAGTCGTGCACCCGGAACTAAAAAAGAGTATTTGCGGGAGCTTTTAAAATTTGCTCATAATATCGTTTCATATGCTAGCACAATTGGTGTAGATATTAACCAAGTCCACGACCATTCTTTGTTTAAAAGTCTTTCGCCCAGACATATTGCCCGCTACCAAATATGGATGGAGAAGGAAGAACCTCTTCTTAACAATAAAATATCGTATTCTTCTTCTACACTTGCTCGTAAAAATACAATTATCAAAAGCTTCTTGGATTACCTTTACAAGAATAAATACATTAGCGTTAATTTAACGGAAAGAATGAAATCCTCTACTGTAAATGATTATGAGCGACCGAATCGAGATCTTGGACCAGGAGAGGTCATTCAGATTTTGGATTACTTTTATAATGAAGAAAGGCATCCAATTATGGCAGGGCTAATACACGTCCTAGTTACAACGGGAATTAGGAATTCAGAGCTTTGCAATGCTAAAATGAAGGATCTTAAGTATGATTCAATTGCTGCATCATATACTTTGAGTTTTAGAGCTAAAGGAAATATACAAAGAATTGTCCCCATTAAAAATAAAGTATATAGATCGATTGTCGAATATAGGAAAGCAAGAGGGCTAGACACTGTTCTTTCAAGCAATGATTCTTCACCTCTTTTACCGAATGCATACGGGAATGCATATACACGTTCATATCTATCTAAATACATAAAAGCATCTATTCTCAGAACAAACCTTTCCTTTCTTGAAAATCGAGAAAACCCAATTACGCCTCATACTTTTCGTCATGCATTTGCAGTTATTTCTTATCAATCGGGTGCGGATATCTATACCATACAAAAAAGTCTGGGACATGAATCATATCGAACTACGGCTATTTATCTTCAAAAAATACTCGATCTTAATCAAAATGCCATCTATTCATGGGATCAAGGTGCTATGAAGAAATACGTTTAA